Proteins found in one Amphiura filiformis chromosome 14, Afil_fr2py, whole genome shotgun sequence genomic segment:
- the LOC140169363 gene encoding fucolectin-like yields the protein MNLPYLINVFMIIYVNVRADEDLITHQCTIPYPLFGKVTDQSSTAHGGIASRAIDGDTNQKWEVESCTHTIYGFDDAWWMVDFGESVCVCKVEIFNRNDCCSDRINGSLVHIGNNANGTLNPVCRKSPITESETESNPILMVECDTTVCGRYLSIRKSREPAFALCEVKVYKRIL from the exons ATGAACTTACCATATTTAATCAACGTGTTTATGATTATTTACGTTAACGTTAGAGCTGATGAAG ATCTTATAACTCATCAGTGTACAATACCGTATCCTCTCTTTGGTAAAGTAACTGACCAAAGCTCAACAGCACATGGTGGAATAGCTTCACGGGCCATCGATGGTGACACGAATCAAAAATGGGAAGTTGAAAGTTGCACCCATACTA TATATGGATTCGACGATGCGTGGTGGATGGTGGATTTTGGGGAGTCTGTATGCGTCTGCAAGGTGGAAATTTTCAATCGCAATGATTGTTGCT CTGACAGAATAAATGGTAGTTTGGTTCATATTGGTAATAACGCAAATGGAACGTTGAATCCAGTCTGCAGGAAGAGTCCAATTACGGAATCTGAGACGGAGTCAAACCCTATACTGATGGTTGAATGTGATACAACAGTGTGTGGGAGATATCTCAGCATCCGGAAAAGCAGGGAGCCAGCCTTTGCCCTATGCGAGGTTAAGGTTTACAAAAGAATCTTGTAA